A window from Neobacillus sp. PS3-40 encodes these proteins:
- a CDS encoding B12-binding domain-containing radical SAM protein, whose translation MNVICSTLNAKYIHTNLAIRLLKAYVSPEFEVLIKEYTLKDPVFNIVSDLFQQNPTVIGFSCYIWNIEETIKVISYLKKVNPSLLIVLGGPEVTYDTSEWMQKIPEVDFIVSGDGEYTFKRLLSEIEANGDFKSIPGITFRNEGQVVSNPQSNELDIKSIPSPYRFEEDIPHLSKRITYFETSRGCPFTCLYCQSSIEVGVQYFDREKVKDDLRFLMANGAKTIKFLDRTFNISRSYAMEIFQFLIDEHVPGTVFQFEITADIMRPEVIEFLNQDAPKGLFRFEIGVQSTNDNTNKLVKRKQDFSKLTKIVTLIKKGGKIEQHLDLIAGLPEEDYTSFRKTFDDVFKLRPEEVQLGFLKMLHGTGLRLQAANWDYEYMDYSPYEILSNNTLSFTDVIKIKQVEDVLEKYWNDHRMDRTIDYIVSKVFVSPFDFFQEFGTFWDKQGWARIGHQLEDLFRRLDAFLQAKSIKDREIISGLMKYDYFKNHKYKPRKPWWETNIDKKKRSILYKLLLERPLILGQSFVNLQLDEKELYKHTMIEELSFDLQLFLETGIVERSPSCLVAYFDAAKEKTLMFSFKEEKPV comes from the coding sequence ATGAACGTAATTTGTTCAACTCTAAATGCAAAGTATATTCATACAAACCTTGCAATTCGGCTGTTAAAGGCATATGTATCCCCGGAATTTGAAGTTCTAATTAAAGAATATACCCTCAAAGATCCAGTATTTAATATTGTTTCTGATTTATTTCAGCAAAATCCTACTGTCATTGGATTTAGCTGCTATATATGGAATATAGAAGAAACAATAAAAGTTATTAGTTACTTGAAAAAGGTAAACCCATCACTCTTGATTGTGCTAGGTGGCCCTGAAGTTACCTATGATACCTCCGAGTGGATGCAAAAAATTCCTGAGGTTGATTTTATCGTTTCAGGCGACGGCGAGTACACCTTTAAACGGCTGCTTTCGGAAATTGAAGCAAATGGAGATTTCAAGTCAATTCCCGGAATTACTTTTCGAAATGAGGGGCAGGTTGTAAGCAATCCCCAATCAAATGAATTAGATATTAAAAGCATTCCTTCACCATACCGATTTGAAGAAGACATCCCCCATTTAAGTAAGCGGATCACCTATTTTGAAACAAGTCGTGGATGCCCTTTTACTTGTCTTTATTGTCAGTCCTCAATTGAAGTGGGAGTCCAGTATTTTGATCGGGAAAAAGTGAAGGATGACCTCCGTTTTTTAATGGCAAATGGCGCAAAAACGATTAAATTTCTCGACCGAACATTTAATATCAGCCGAAGCTATGCTATGGAAATATTTCAGTTCTTAATTGATGAGCATGTTCCAGGAACCGTTTTCCAATTTGAAATTACTGCAGATATTATGCGCCCAGAAGTCATTGAATTCTTAAATCAAGATGCGCCAAAAGGACTTTTCCGCTTTGAAATCGGTGTGCAATCTACCAATGACAATACAAACAAGCTCGTAAAGCGAAAGCAAGATTTTTCAAAGCTAACGAAAATAGTAACTTTGATAAAAAAAGGCGGAAAAATAGAACAGCATTTAGATTTGATCGCTGGACTTCCTGAAGAGGATTACACTTCTTTTCGCAAAACCTTCGATGATGTGTTTAAGCTAAGACCTGAAGAAGTGCAATTAGGATTTCTCAAAATGTTACATGGAACAGGCCTTAGACTTCAGGCTGCTAATTGGGATTATGAATATATGGATTATTCCCCTTACGAAATTCTTTCAAATAATACTCTTTCTTTTACTGACGTTATCAAGATTAAACAAGTAGAGGATGTATTAGAAAAATATTGGAACGATCACCGCATGGACCGTACAATCGATTATATAGTTTCGAAGGTATTTGTTTCACCCTTTGATTTTTTCCAGGAATTTGGGACATTTTGGGACAAACAAGGTTGGGCAAGAATTGGCCATCAGCTTGAAGATTTATTTCGGAGATTAGATGCCTTTTTGCAAGCAAAATCAATAAAAGATCGGGAAATTATTAGTGGATTAATGAAATATGATTATTTTAAAAACCACAAATACAAGCCTAGAAAACCGTGGTGGGAAACAAACATTGATAAGAAAAAAAGAAGTATTTTATATAAGCTTTTACTCGAACGACCATTAATACTTGGTCAATCATTTGTAAACTTACAGCTTGATGAAAAAGAGCTATATAAACATACGATGATTGAAGAGCTTTCCTTTGATTTACAATTATTTTTAGAGACAGGCATAGTTGAAAGATCTCCTTCCTGCTTAGTGGCATACTTTGATGCAGCAAAGGAAAAAACACTTATGTTTTCGTTTAAAGAAGAAAAGCCGGTTTAA
- a CDS encoding lactate permease LctP family transporter — protein sequence MIFKYVGGNLLFTQNFTAVGGNLGLTAIVALIPVVYFFWALAIKRMKGHIAGLSTLIIALIIAVIAYKMPVGMAIMSATQGAVYGIVPIGWIIIASVFLYKLTVKTGQFNIIRHSVLSITEDRRLQALLVAFSFGAFLEGAAGFGAPVAISAALLVGLGFNPLYAAGLCLIANTAPVAFGAIGIPVIAMEGPTGIAAKEISKMIGRQLPFLSVFIPFYLVLIMAGWKRTLEVIPAILVSGISFAVTQFLTSNYLGPELPDILSSLVSLVALAVFLKFWKPKNIFRFKAEQELAATTTTKKIVKIKEHYTGGQIFKAWSPFLVLTGTISIWGIPTVKLALSGTYLGTNALLKFINSIGLALSFHPSVPLLNNKIANAAGIPIPAVYKLEIFAAAGTAILIAAIITKFIVAISWKNWVVTFSETLSELKFPILTIASVVGFAYVTNAAGMSTTLGMTLAKTGSLFPFFSPFLGWIGVFITGSDTSANLLFASLQKVTATSIGMNPVLALAANSSGGVTGKMISPQSIAVACAAVGLAGKESELFRFTIKHSIFLVIIIGIIVFLQNNVLSFMIP from the coding sequence ATGATTTTTAAATATGTGGGGGGTAATCTATTGTTCACTCAAAATTTTACAGCAGTAGGCGGGAATCTTGGCCTAACTGCAATCGTTGCACTAATACCAGTAGTCTATTTTTTCTGGGCATTAGCTATTAAGCGCATGAAGGGCCACATTGCTGGTCTATCTACACTTATCATCGCTTTAATTATTGCTGTCATTGCCTACAAAATGCCTGTAGGAATGGCCATTATGTCTGCCACTCAAGGCGCCGTTTATGGTATTGTGCCAATTGGTTGGATTATTATTGCATCAGTATTCTTATACAAACTTACAGTAAAAACTGGGCAATTCAATATTATTCGTCATTCTGTACTATCCATTACAGAAGACCGTCGCTTGCAAGCACTATTGGTAGCGTTTTCGTTCGGAGCATTCCTTGAAGGGGCAGCAGGGTTTGGTGCACCAGTAGCAATTTCCGCTGCATTACTTGTAGGTTTAGGATTTAATCCGCTATATGCAGCAGGACTTTGCCTAATTGCAAATACTGCTCCAGTTGCCTTCGGTGCTATCGGTATTCCAGTTATTGCTATGGAAGGTCCAACTGGAATAGCTGCAAAAGAAATCTCTAAAATGATTGGACGTCAACTTCCATTCCTATCGGTATTTATTCCATTCTATCTAGTATTAATAATGGCTGGCTGGAAGAGAACATTGGAAGTAATACCAGCAATCCTTGTTTCCGGTATATCATTTGCTGTTACACAATTTTTAACATCCAACTACTTAGGACCTGAACTCCCTGATATTTTATCATCACTTGTTTCCTTAGTTGCTCTTGCTGTCTTCTTGAAATTTTGGAAACCAAAAAATATTTTTCGTTTTAAAGCTGAACAAGAACTTGCTGCAACTACAACTACCAAAAAGATCGTAAAGATTAAGGAGCATTATACTGGTGGACAAATTTTTAAAGCTTGGTCACCATTTCTTGTTTTAACAGGTACCATTTCCATTTGGGGAATTCCAACAGTTAAGCTTGCTTTATCAGGGACTTATCTAGGTACTAATGCACTATTAAAATTTATTAATTCAATTGGTCTGGCATTATCTTTTCACCCTTCAGTACCACTGCTAAATAATAAAATTGCGAATGCTGCAGGAATACCAATACCTGCCGTCTACAAACTTGAAATATTTGCCGCTGCTGGTACTGCAATTTTAATAGCAGCTATAATTACAAAATTCATCGTAGCAATTTCCTGGAAAAATTGGGTTGTCACTTTTAGTGAAACACTAAGTGAATTAAAGTTCCCTATCCTAACAATTGCTTCTGTAGTTGGCTTTGCATATGTTACAAACGCAGCTGGAATGAGCACGACTCTTGGAATGACACTAGCCAAAACAGGGTCACTTTTCCCATTCTTCTCACCATTCCTCGGATGGATCGGGGTATTCATTACAGGATCAGATACATCAGCAAACCTATTATTTGCAAGTTTACAAAAGGTCACTGCTACTTCAATTGGAATGAATCCAGTGTTAGCACTCGCTGCAAACTCCTCAGGTGGGGTTACAGGAAAAATGATTTCACCTCAATCCATTGCCGTTGCCTGTGCAGCTGTTGGACTTGCAGGAAAAGAATCAGAGTTATTCCGATTCACTATTAAACATAGTATTTTCCTTGTCATTATAATTGGAATCATCGTTTTCTTACAAAATAATGTACTATCTTTCATGATTCCTTAA
- a CDS encoding FadR/GntR family transcriptional regulator — protein MIYKKIKPKKIYEEVAETIYEMIRTGELKPGQKLDSVQQLASNFQVGRSAIREALTALSAMGLVEMRQGEGTYIQEFETDQITFPLSTAILMNKKDVVNLLEVRKIIEVGSAKVAARKRSDLQLAVIEKALDMMKNAPNEEIGEEADLQFHLAIAEAAQNPLLFSLMNHVSGLMEVTLKETRRVWVYSKQTTVEQLYNEHLAIYEAIKDQNDEMASHFMLVHLQNIEAILEKYFQQTNIKK, from the coding sequence ATGATCTACAAAAAAATAAAACCAAAAAAAATATACGAAGAAGTGGCTGAAACGATATATGAAATGATCCGAACCGGGGAACTAAAACCGGGGCAAAAGTTAGACTCTGTTCAGCAACTCGCAAGTAATTTTCAAGTTGGGCGTTCTGCTATAAGGGAAGCTCTAACCGCTTTAAGTGCAATGGGGTTAGTTGAAATGCGCCAGGGAGAAGGTACATATATACAAGAATTTGAGACGGATCAAATTACATTTCCATTATCTACAGCCATTTTAATGAATAAGAAAGATGTTGTTAATCTTTTAGAAGTCAGAAAAATAATCGAAGTTGGTTCTGCTAAAGTAGCCGCACGAAAACGTTCTGATCTTCAACTTGCAGTTATTGAGAAAGCTTTAGATATGATGAAGAATGCTCCCAATGAAGAAATAGGGGAAGAAGCTGATTTACAATTCCATTTAGCCATTGCTGAGGCGGCACAAAACCCTTTACTCTTTAGTTTAATGAATCATGTTTCAGGGTTAATGGAAGTAACTTTGAAAGAGACGCGAAGAGTTTGGGTTTATTCCAAGCAAACAACTGTAGAACAATTATATAATGAGCATCTTGCTATTTATGAAGCGATAAAAGATCAGAATGACGAAATGGCGAGTCATTTTATGCTTGTTCACCTTCAAAATATTGAAGCAATACTAGAAAAATATTTTCAACAAACAAATATAAAAAAATAA
- a CDS encoding (Fe-S)-binding protein → MKVTLFATCLVDMFQSNVGKATVELLEHLGCEIEFPESQTCCGQPSYNSGYVKETKEAMKRMIETFKDAEYIVSPSGSCAYMFQEYPHVFKGDPVWEPKAKELAEKTYELTQFIVEVLKVEDVGATFEGRVTYHTSCHMTRLLGVKEPPITLLKNVKGLHLTDLPGKEQCCGFGGTFSVKMAQISEQMVDEKVRHVEETGAEYLIGADAGCLMNIGGRIGRQGKPIKVLHIAEVLNSRKSEIF, encoded by the coding sequence ATGAAAGTAACTCTTTTTGCAACTTGTTTGGTGGATATGTTTCAAAGTAACGTAGGAAAAGCCACAGTCGAATTACTAGAGCATCTTGGATGTGAAATTGAATTCCCTGAATCGCAAACATGCTGCGGTCAACCATCCTATAATAGTGGTTATGTAAAAGAAACAAAAGAAGCTATGAAGAGGATGATCGAAACATTTAAAGATGCTGAGTATATTGTTTCCCCTTCTGGATCTTGTGCTTACATGTTTCAAGAGTATCCACATGTCTTTAAAGGTGACCCTGTTTGGGAGCCAAAAGCAAAAGAGCTGGCTGAAAAGACCTATGAATTAACGCAATTTATTGTTGAAGTTCTAAAAGTAGAAGATGTTGGAGCAACTTTTGAAGGCCGAGTAACTTATCATACATCCTGCCATATGACCAGATTATTAGGTGTGAAAGAACCTCCAATAACTCTTTTGAAAAATGTAAAGGGGCTTCATTTGACTGATCTTCCCGGAAAAGAGCAATGCTGTGGATTTGGTGGGACGTTTTCAGTTAAGATGGCACAAATATCGGAGCAGATGGTGGATGAAAAAGTAAGACATGTAGAAGAAACGGGTGCAGAATATTTAATAGGTGCCGATGCTGGATGCTTAATGAATATCGGTGGACGGATCGGACGACAAGGTAAGCCAATTAAGGTCCTCCATATTGCTGAAGTGTTAAATAGCCGCAAGAGTGAAATTTTTTAA
- a CDS encoding (Fe-S)-binding protein: protein MKVTLFATCLVDMFRSNVGKATVELLEHLGCEIDFPESQTCCGQPAYNSGYVKDSKEAMRRMIDTFIDAEYVVSPSGSCAFMVHEYQEVFKGDPIWEPKAKKLAEKTYELTQFIVEVLKVEDVGATFEGNVTYHTSCHMTRLLGVKEPPIKLLKNVKGLHFTELPGKEQCCGFGGTFSVKMAQISEQMVDEKVFHVEETGADYLIGADEGCLMNIGGRIQRKGIPIKVLHIAEVLNRR from the coding sequence ATGAAAGTAACTCTTTTTGCAACATGCCTAGTGGATATGTTTAGGAGTAATGTAGGAAAAGCCACTGTTGAATTGTTAGAACATCTTGGCTGTGAAATTGATTTTCCAGAATCACAAACCTGCTGTGGACAACCAGCCTATAACAGTGGATATGTAAAAGACTCAAAAGAAGCTATGAGACGGATGATCGATACCTTTATCGATGCTGAATACGTTGTTTCGCCATCTGGATCTTGCGCATTCATGGTACATGAATACCAAGAAGTTTTTAAAGGTGACCCAATTTGGGAACCTAAAGCAAAAAAACTTGCAGAGAAAACGTACGAGTTAACTCAGTTTATTGTTGAAGTATTGAAAGTGGAAGATGTTGGAGCTACATTCGAAGGAAATGTAACTTATCATACATCCTGTCATATGACAAGATTACTAGGTGTGAAAGAACCACCAATTAAACTTTTGAAAAATGTAAAGGGCTTACATTTTACAGAATTGCCTGGAAAAGAACAATGCTGTGGTTTTGGAGGTACTTTTTCTGTAAAAATGGCTCAAATTTCGGAGCAAATGGTCGATGAAAAGGTGTTTCACGTAGAAGAAACAGGTGCGGATTATCTGATTGGGGCAGATGAAGGCTGTTTAATGAACATCGGGGGACGAATTCAACGTAAAGGAATACCTATTAAAGTTCTACATATTGCAGAAGTTTTAAATAGGCGTTAA
- a CDS encoding LutB/LldF family L-lactate oxidation iron-sulfur protein — translation MAMKIGTEKFKERVGSGIQDDFMRGAVASAQDGMGVKRRNATEELGNWEDWRSHGEEIRQHVLEHLDYYLEQLSENVSKRGGHVFFAKTAEDANEYVRSVVKKKNAKKIVKAKSMVTEEISLNACLEQENCEVIETDLGEYILQIDDHDPPSHIVVPALHKNKEQIRDVFAKKLGYTKTSKPEELAWHAREMLRKEYLTADIGITGCNFAVAETGSFALVTNEGNADLVTALPKTQITVMGMERLVPTFEEMEVLVSMLTRSAVGQKLTSYITVLTGAREEHEVDGPEEFHLVIVDNGRSKILGGEFQSILQCIRCAACINVCPVYRHIGGHSYGSIYSGPVGVVLSPLLGGYDEYKELPYASTLCGACTEVCPVKIPLHNLIHKHRTVIVEKEGKAPVPEKLLMKAFGLGAASPMLYKLGSKIAPTAMNPFTVGEKISNGPGPMKAWTESREFPAPNKERFRDWFKNREKGGKN, via the coding sequence ATGGCAATGAAAATAGGTACTGAAAAATTTAAAGAGCGTGTTGGCAGCGGCATTCAGGATGACTTCATGCGCGGTGCAGTTGCTAGTGCACAGGACGGCATGGGGGTAAAAAGGCGCAATGCAACAGAGGAGCTTGGGAACTGGGAAGATTGGCGTTCACATGGAGAAGAAATTCGCCAGCATGTTCTTGAACATTTAGATTATTATTTGGAGCAATTAAGTGAAAATGTGTCAAAACGTGGTGGGCATGTGTTTTTTGCTAAGACAGCAGAAGATGCGAATGAGTATGTACGTAGCGTTGTTAAAAAGAAAAACGCTAAAAAGATTGTTAAAGCAAAATCTATGGTGACGGAAGAAATTAGTTTAAATGCATGTTTAGAACAGGAAAACTGTGAAGTAATTGAAACAGACCTTGGGGAATATATACTCCAAATTGATGATCATGACCCACCATCGCACATCGTTGTTCCAGCTTTACATAAAAATAAAGAACAAATCCGTGATGTTTTTGCCAAAAAATTAGGATACACAAAGACATCAAAACCAGAAGAACTTGCATGGCACGCCCGTGAGATGCTTCGTAAGGAATATTTAACAGCTGATATAGGAATTACAGGCTGTAATTTTGCTGTAGCAGAAACAGGTTCCTTCGCACTCGTCACGAATGAAGGAAATGCTGACTTAGTAACAGCATTGCCGAAAACACAAATTACGGTAATGGGCATGGAAAGACTCGTGCCTACATTTGAAGAAATGGAAGTCCTTGTCAGTATGTTAACAAGGAGTGCTGTTGGACAAAAACTAACGAGTTATATTACCGTCCTAACTGGTGCTAGGGAAGAGCACGAAGTTGATGGACCAGAGGAATTCCACCTTGTTATTGTTGATAATGGCAGATCAAAAATTCTTGGCGGAGAATTTCAGTCTATTTTGCAGTGTATACGATGTGCTGCTTGTATAAATGTTTGTCCAGTGTATCGTCATATTGGCGGTCATTCATATGGATCTATCTACTCAGGGCCTGTAGGAGTCGTACTTTCTCCATTACTAGGAGGATATGATGAATATAAAGAACTTCCATACGCATCAACCCTTTGTGGTGCGTGTACAGAGGTTTGTCCAGTTAAAATACCATTGCACAACCTTATTCATAAGCACCGTACCGTTATTGTTGAAAAAGAAGGAAAAGCACCAGTTCCTGAAAAATTACTAATGAAGGCCTTTGGTTTAGGCGCTGCATCACCTATGTTGTATAAGTTAGGCTCAAAGATAGCACCGACAGCAATGAACCCGTTCACAGTTGGTGAAAAAATTTCAAACGGTCCTGGTCCAATGAAAGCTTGGACGGAAAGTCGGGAATTTCCAGCTCCAAACAAAGAGAGGTTTAGAGACTGGTTTAAAAACCGTGAAAAAGGAGGTAAGAATTGA
- a CDS encoding lactate utilization protein C has protein sequence MMTGVIQNREEFLNQIASQLGRPRLKSPIERPKWKFQPQHEVLKNTSLDELVEVLKEQCEKIHTNLHITDKLGLNATLNKIVADYGGGPIVTWKDERFAQWGLDSLFKKEWPEQKMDVYEWDYTLGEENILKAELANVGITISEITLAESGTVVLFSDKNKGRSVSFLPATYIALIPKSTIVPRITQAAQKMREFHQDGKEVASCINFITGPSNSADIELNLVVGVHGPVKASYIIIEDL, from the coding sequence TTGATGACTGGTGTAATTCAAAATCGCGAAGAATTTTTAAATCAAATTGCTAGCCAACTTGGTCGTCCACGGCTAAAAAGTCCCATTGAAAGACCAAAGTGGAAATTTCAGCCACAACATGAGGTATTGAAAAATACTTCTCTTGATGAATTAGTAGAAGTACTAAAAGAACAGTGTGAAAAAATCCATACAAATCTTCATATAACTGACAAGTTGGGCTTAAATGCTACCCTTAATAAAATCGTTGCAGATTACGGTGGCGGACCAATTGTTACCTGGAAAGATGAACGGTTTGCCCAGTGGGGACTAGACTCTCTATTTAAAAAGGAATGGCCAGAGCAAAAAATGGATGTCTACGAATGGGACTATACATTGGGTGAAGAAAATATCCTAAAAGCTGAATTGGCGAATGTTGGGATCACTATTAGTGAAATCACCTTAGCTGAATCTGGCACAGTAGTCCTGTTCAGTGATAAAAATAAGGGAAGATCAGTTAGCTTCTTACCAGCAACATATATAGCTCTTATCCCAAAAAGTACAATTGTACCGAGGATAACGCAAGCTGCGCAGAAAATGCGGGAATTCCATCAAGATGGAAAAGAAGTTGCTTCCTGTATTAATTTTATTACCGGCCCAAGTAATTCAGCTGATATTGAATTAAATCTTGTAGTTGGTGTTCACGGTCCAGTAAAAGCTTCCTATATTATAATAGAAGATTTATAA
- a CDS encoding 2-oxoacid:acceptor oxidoreductase family protein, whose protein sequence is MSILPKKNDLGFFEIRLESIGGLGANLAGKMLAEAGVLGLGLNGMNFSSYGSEKKGSPVKSFIRYCEPGVEIRDHSPIEQPHVVGVFHEALYKTVDVVSGLNADGIVLVNTTREFDEVKKDLKLEYGTVAIVDALTIAVEEKTKVNTAMLGALYRICDFLDPDEMRNVIRKTFEKKYPHFVEPNIRTFNRGYDEVQFKVYEVPEGAVGKSFSRPVPRLGYLTQDIGGAMIAQGNSILKDLSGSRQGFLPQFEEEKCINCAACDNVCPDFCFVWEAGEDKRGKKQMFLKGIDYQYCKGCLKCVEACPTDALSDLREMIGYADDNRVKQNFPYVTGGTL, encoded by the coding sequence ATGTCAATTTTACCTAAGAAAAATGACCTTGGATTTTTTGAGATTCGTCTTGAATCTATCGGTGGTTTAGGAGCTAATTTGGCTGGAAAAATGCTTGCAGAAGCAGGTGTTTTAGGACTTGGATTAAATGGAATGAACTTTTCTTCATACGGTTCAGAGAAAAAAGGATCACCAGTAAAAAGTTTTATCCGCTATTGTGAACCAGGTGTTGAAATTAGAGACCATAGCCCAATTGAGCAACCTCACGTTGTTGGTGTATTCCATGAAGCACTTTATAAAACGGTTGATGTTGTAAGCGGTTTAAACGCTGATGGAATCGTTCTTGTAAATACTACTAGAGAATTTGATGAAGTCAAAAAGGATTTGAAATTGGAATACGGAACAGTTGCAATCGTTGATGCACTTACCATCGCTGTTGAAGAAAAAACGAAAGTTAATACAGCTATGCTTGGTGCTTTATACCGTATTTGTGATTTCTTAGATCCAGATGAAATGAGAAATGTTATTCGAAAAACATTTGAAAAGAAATATCCACATTTTGTTGAACCTAATATTCGTACATTTAACAGAGGGTATGATGAAGTTCAATTTAAAGTATATGAAGTTCCAGAAGGAGCTGTAGGCAAAAGCTTTTCTCGCCCAGTTCCACGCTTAGGTTATTTAACACAAGATATTGGTGGAGCTATGATAGCTCAAGGAAATAGTATCTTAAAAGATCTTAGTGGTTCAAGACAAGGATTCCTTCCACAATTTGAGGAAGAAAAATGTATTAACTGTGCGGCTTGTGATAACGTATGTCCAGACTTCTGTTTTGTTTGGGAAGCGGGCGAAGATAAACGTGGTAAAAAACAAATGTTCCTTAAGGGAATTGATTATCAATATTGCAAAGGCTGTTTGAAATGTGTCGAAGCTTGTCCAACAGACGCACTAAGCGATCTTCGTGAAATGATCGGATATGCTGATGATAATCGTGTGAAGCAAAACTTTCCTTATGTAACAGGAGGGACTTTATAA